In Papilio machaon chromosome W, ilPapMach1.1, whole genome shotgun sequence, a single genomic region encodes these proteins:
- the LOC123723010 gene encoding uncharacterized protein LOC123723010: MPVMDPVTIEPCDVSCAIRSAHNWKSPGPDGLPNFWIKWFKSSHFCLAAQFQAAIDLGSLPTFMTTGVTHLLFKSGCTTEAKNYRPITCLPTLYKLLTSILSSKLTKHLKDLLAKTQNGCRPGSRGTKELLLIDMTINQQGDSLSPLWFCLALNPLSTLLNESRLGFQLRRGGAVISHLLYMDDLKLFASKKTDLVELLKITEKFSSSIEMEFGVEKCAVMYVQRGRVASSDGLQLTESMSFRSLSEGETYKYLGISRSLGIVDEDVKHLIKARFFGRLRKVLNSLLSGGNKFRAFNSWVMPSLTYSFGILRWTQTELDILDRRVRCMLTTHRMHHLRSSVMRLYIPRKCGGRGLLNAKDMHNREVYNLREYFLKIDEEIHRDVVSVDKGLTPLSLNNENWRKHSVLSTSERLDIWKSKELHGRFYRALHGPDVDLPASVNWQRFGDLFGETEGFVCAIMDEVIKTNNYRKYIMRDGTLDVCRLCHCPGESLRHVTSGCSRLANSEYLHRHNSPRALQVRMIPTHEAEAAVALVGNR, encoded by the exons ATGCCAGTTATGGATCCTGTTACAATAGAACCTTGTGATGTGAGTTGTGCAATCCGTTCGGCTCATAACTGGAAAAGTCCTGGGCCCGATGGATTGCCCAATTTCTGGATCAAATGGTTCAAGAGTTCGCATTTCTGTCTGGCAGCTCAATTCCAGGCTGCCATCGACCTGGGTAGTCTCCCAACCTTTATGACCACAGGGGTCACCCACCTTTTGTTCAAATCCGGTTGTACCACGGAAGCTAAGAACTATAGACCCATTACTTGTTTACCAACATTATATAAGTTGCTTACGTCCATTTTGAGCtcaaaattaacaaagcaTCTCAAAGATCTTTTGGCCAAAACTCAAAATGGATGTAGACCTGGGTCCCGTGGTACGAAGGAACTACTCCTCATAGATATGACCATCAACCAACAG GGTGACAGCTTGAGTCCGCTGTGGTTCTGCCTGGCCTTGAATCCTTTAAGCACATTGCTAAACGAATCAAGGCTGGGCTTTCAGCTTCGTAGAGGGGGTGCAGTCATATCTCATCTTCTATACATGGATGACCTCAAGCTTTTCGCATCGAAAAAGACCGACCTAGTGGAACTGctcaaaataactgaaaagtTCAGTAGTTCCATCGAGATGGAGTTTGGTGTCGAAAAGTGTGCGGTCATGTATGTACAGCGAGGGAGAGTTGCAAGCTCTGATGGGCTACAACTCACCGAAAGTATGTCCTTCAGATCCCTCTCCGAAGGTGAGACCTACAAGTACCTTGGTATATCACGGTCGTTGGGTATTGTTGATGAGGATGTAAAACATCTGATAAAAGCACGATTCTTTGGTCGCCTGAGAAAAGTCCTAAATAGTCTTCTATCAGGTGGTAACAAGTTTCGCGCTTTTAACAGCTGGGTTATGCCCTCGTTAACTTACTCCTTTGGTATACTAAGGTGGACTCAAACAGAGCTGGATATCTTGGACCGAAGGGTCCGTTGCATGCTGACCACACATCGGATGCATCACCTACGATCGTCGGTTATGAGATTGTATATCCCACGGAAATGTGGTGGCCGAGGCCTCCTTAATGCTAAGGACATGCATAACCGTGAGGTATACAATCTACGGGAGTATTTCCTGAAAATCGATGAGGAAATACATCGAGATGTGGTGTCGGTAGATAAGGGGCTCACCCCGCTCTCTCTTAATAACGAGAACTGGCGTAAACACTCAGTGTTGAGCACCTCCGAGCGTTTAGATATATGGAAGAGCAAGGAGTTACACGGCAGGTTTTATCGGGCTCTGCATGGGCCTGATGTAGACCTGCCTGCCTCTGTGAACTGGCAACGTTTCGGCGACCTCTTTGGGGAAACCGAGGGCTTTGTCTGTGCAATTATGGACGAAGTTATCAAGACGAACAACTACCGGAAATACATTATGAGGGACGGCACGCTAGATGTCTGTCGTTTGTGCCACTGCCCCGGCGAGTCCCTCAGACATGTCACTTCCGGTTGTTCTCGCCTTGCTAACTCCGAGTACTTGCACAGACACAATAGTCCAAGAGCCC TACAGGTAAGAATGATCCCCACCCATGAAGCTGAGGCAGCGGTGGCTTTGGTAGGTAACAGGTAA
- the LOC123723012 gene encoding uncharacterized protein LOC123723012 yields the protein MSSCLGCQQLINVTDKISCFECKNNFHYACVGYTKTSFGRLAAKAKSNWKCPECKLPPKNDDNTPVKSMFDSSPPHVPLPSAAGNLDEYFRNMEVSLLSKLKTELVSLIEEKILKDIQKKVGAIPQVKAHLDEITQSLSLLSDKYDTILAENQQSREKISRLEKTVVNINNKCVYFEKSNAALEHKIHEFEQASLNDQIEIVGIEKLPGENIKDLISKVGDTINVSTSEIEWARRTTTTRLMKTSAKPAPIVVKFKVSGADSRDIWLVQRRKMTEVTSNKITGGSATNKIYINEALTKVTRTLLWNTKKQLHGVYKYIWVSSGKILVKKSEAFLDSMLMYTLVVGEEVEVCWFTLVRSWVRGCAPNLHQPESQ from the exons ATGAGTTCGTGCCTTGGCTGTCAACAGCTCATCAATGTCACTGATAAAATCTCTTgttttgaatgtaaaaataacttcCACTACGCCTGTGTTGGATACACAAAGACATCTTTTGGCAGACTTGCAGCTAAAGCTAAGTCAAACTGGAAGTGTCCAGAGTGTAAATTACCTCCAAAAAACGACGATAATACTCCGGTTAAGTCAATGTTCGACAGTTCACCGCCCCACGTACCCTTGCCGTCGGCGGCGGGGAACTTAGATgaatattttagaaacatgGAAGTATCACTTTTGTCGAAACTAAAGACTGAGTTGGTTTCtttaattgaagaaaaaatacttaagGACATACAGAAAAAAGTAGGTGCAATACCACAAGTTAAAGCACACCTTGATGAAATAACGCAAAGTCTGAGCTTGCTATCAGATAAGTACGATACAATACTTGCAGAAAACCAGCAATCACGGGAAAAGATCAGTAGATTGGAGAAGAcagttgtaaatataaacaataagtgTGTGTATTTTGAGAAGAGCAACGCTGCGCTTGAACACAAGATCCATGAATTTGAACAGGCTTCTCTAAATGATCAAATAGAAATTGTGGGCATAGAAAAATTACCAGGTGAAAATATCAAGGACCTTATTTCTAAGGTTGGGGACACAATCAATGTAAGTACTTCAGAAATAGAGTGGGCCAGGCGAACCACGACCACCCGCCTTATGAAAACAAGCGCAAAACCGGCACCTATAGTGGTGAAATTCAAGGTCTCAGGCGCTGACTCTCGTGACATCTGGTTGGTGCAGCGCCGTAAAATGACGGAGGTGACGAGTAACAAAATCACAGGTGGATCGGCGaccaataaaatatacatcaaCGAAGCTCTTACTAAGGTAACTAGAACCTTGCTGTGGAACACGAAGAAACAGCTTCATGGCGTATACAAGTATATATGGGTATCTAGTGGTAAAATCCTAGTTAAAAAAAGTGAAG cattcctGGATTCGATGTTAATGTACACACTCGTTGTGGGCGAAGAGGTGGAGGTGTGTTGGTTTACTCTCGTGCGGAGTTGGGTGCGCGGCTGTGCACCGAATCTGCACCAGCCGGAAAGTCAGTGA